One window of the Acinetobacter equi genome contains the following:
- a CDS encoding ATPase, T2SS/T4P/T4SS family yields the protein MQSIPKFTGFIRQLVEKGMIDAEHMLSAIETAKQLDQDIVPYLIQNHHIHPLDIAKAISHEFGDPLFDLDAYDSSLIIKDSVNDKIITKYKILPIFRRANILYVATANPTNITAIEAIRFSSQMHIEAIIVEYDKLKKLIEQHYSGEEIFNFDDDFDLEISDDTQKTTPTEDDILKDESPIVKYVNKLLVDAIRIGASDLHFEPYEKIYRVRYRIDGVLRQIATPPLQLATRLASRIKIMSQMDISEKRIPQDGRIKLKLSKHKAFDFRVNSLPTLYGEKLVLRILDSSSAMMGIDSLGYEPDQKALFLEALSKPQGMLLITGPTGSGKTVSLYTGISILNQEEVNISTVEDPIEINLEGINQVNVNQKVGLTFATTLRSFLRQDPDIIMVGEIRDLETAEIATTLRSFLRQDPDIIMVGEIRDLETAEIAIKAAQTGHMVMSTLHTNSAPETLTRLRNMGVPSFNIATSVNLVIAQRLARRLCHLCKRPINIPFQSLLEMGFTEEDIQNPTFQLYDANGCSACHDGYKGRIGIYEVMKMTPEISRLIMEDCNSIQIAEASQLSGFQNLRRSGLLKAMQGITSLQEINRITSE from the coding sequence ATGCAATCTATACCGAAGTTTACCGGTTTTATTCGGCAACTTGTTGAGAAAGGAATGATCGATGCAGAACATATGTTATCTGCAATTGAAACAGCTAAACAACTAGACCAAGATATCGTTCCTTATTTAATCCAAAACCATCATATTCACCCACTCGATATTGCCAAAGCAATTTCTCATGAGTTCGGTGATCCTTTATTTGATTTAGATGCTTATGATTCATCATTAATTATTAAAGACTCTGTAAATGATAAAATAATCACTAAATACAAAATCTTGCCTATTTTTAGGCGAGCAAACATTTTATATGTAGCTACAGCAAATCCAACAAACATTACAGCAATAGAAGCAATTCGCTTTAGCAGCCAAATGCATATTGAGGCGATTATTGTTGAATATGACAAACTTAAAAAATTAATAGAACAACATTATAGTGGTGAAGAGATATTTAACTTCGATGATGACTTTGATTTAGAAATCAGTGATGACACCCAAAAAACCACACCAACTGAAGATGATATTTTAAAAGATGAATCCCCTATTGTTAAATATGTAAATAAATTGCTTGTTGATGCAATTCGAATTGGAGCCTCTGATTTACATTTCGAACCTTATGAAAAAATTTATCGTGTTCGATATCGAATTGATGGTGTTTTAAGGCAAATTGCAACACCACCACTACAACTAGCAACACGCTTGGCTTCACGTATAAAAATCATGTCCCAAATGGATATTTCAGAAAAACGTATTCCTCAAGATGGTCGAATCAAACTTAAACTTTCTAAACATAAAGCATTTGACTTCAGGGTAAATTCGTTACCTACCCTATATGGTGAAAAATTAGTGCTTAGAATACTAGATTCATCTAGTGCAATGATGGGTATTGATTCTTTAGGTTACGAGCCAGATCAAAAAGCTTTATTTTTGGAAGCACTAAGCAAACCTCAAGGAATGTTGCTAATAACGGGCCCAACAGGTTCAGGAAAAACTGTTTCACTCTACACAGGAATCAGTATTCTCAACCAAGAAGAAGTCAATATTTCTACTGTAGAAGACCCTATTGAAATCAACCTAGAAGGAATCAATCAAGTCAATGTAAATCAAAAAGTTGGGTTAACGTTTGCAACTACATTACGCTCCTTTCTACGACAAGATCCCGACATTATTATGGTCGGAGAAATTCGAGATTTAGAAACAGCTGAAATTGCAACTACATTACGCTCCTTTCTACGACAAGATCCCGACATTATTATGGTCGGAGAAATTCGAGATTTAGAAACAGCTGAAATTGCAATTAAAGCTGCCCAAACTGGTCACATGGTGATGTCAACATTACACACTAACAGTGCTCCTGAAACATTAACACGCTTAAGAAATATGGGTGTACCTTCATTTAATATTGCAACTTCAGTCAATTTAGTCATTGCACAACGATTAGCAAGACGGCTTTGCCATCTATGTAAAAGACCAATCAATATTCCATTTCAAAGCTTATTAGAAATGGGGTTTACAGAAGAAGATATACAAAATCCGACATTCCAACTCTATGATGCAAATGGTTGCTCTGCTTGCCATGATGGGTATAAAGGTCGAATTGGCATTTATGAAGTGATGAAAATGACGCCTGAAATTTCACGACTCATTATGGAAGATTGTAATTCGATACAAATTGCGGAAGCTTCACAACTATCTGGGTTTCAAAATTTAAGACGCTCTGGGCTACTCAAAGCAATGCAAGGAATTACCTCACTCCAAGAAATAAACCGTATTACAAGTGAATAA
- the tpiA gene encoding triose-phosphate isomerase has translation MSGSTITPWVVGNWKMNPIKADALQLVENFKHLLQTNPIDENKCHLGIAPISIALPMVQANFSSANRAIYTVAQDVSKVAGTGAYTGELSAELLVDSQIHYVLIGHSERREFFADDAAALKKKIGNALNAGMTVIYCVGESLEQREACQAETVVLQQICDIASVVESEQWEKIVIAYEPIWAIGTGKTASPEDAQAMHAKIREGLTQITAKGANIAILYGGSVKPENAVELAACPDINGALVGGASLNAESFYQIAQAFANTK, from the coding sequence ATGTCGGGGTCGACGATTACACCTTGGGTTGTAGGTAATTGGAAAATGAATCCAATAAAAGCCGATGCACTACAACTTGTTGAAAATTTCAAACATTTATTGCAAACAAACCCTATCGATGAAAATAAATGCCATTTAGGGATTGCACCAATTTCAATAGCGTTACCAATGGTGCAAGCTAATTTTTCATCGGCAAATCGAGCTATTTATACAGTTGCTCAAGATGTTTCTAAAGTAGCAGGAACAGGTGCCTATACAGGTGAATTAAGCGCAGAGCTATTAGTTGATAGCCAAATTCATTATGTATTAATTGGGCATTCAGAACGTCGAGAGTTTTTTGCTGATGATGCTGCAGCATTAAAGAAAAAAATAGGCAATGCATTAAATGCAGGAATGACTGTAATTTATTGCGTAGGCGAAAGTTTGGAGCAACGTGAAGCATGTCAAGCTGAAACTGTTGTGTTGCAACAAATTTGTGACATTGCTTCTGTAGTTGAATCTGAGCAATGGGAAAAAATAGTCATTGCTTATGAACCAATTTGGGCAATTGGTACAGGAAAAACAGCTTCTCCTGAAGATGCGCAAGCTATGCATGCTAAGATTAGAGAAGGGTTGACTCAAATTACTGCCAAGGGCGCAAATATTGCCATTTTATATGGTGGTAGTGTTAAACCTGAAAATGCAGTAGAGTTAGCAGCCTGTCCAGATATTAATGGTGCACTCGTTGGTGGTGCATCACTAAATGCTGAGTCTTTCTATCAAATTGCTCAAGCATTTGCGAATACAAAATAA
- a CDS encoding ribosome-binding factor A: MAGSQRLKRMADTVQRELSELIRQELKDPRLGGLVTISAVKVSPDLGYAEVYVTVMGRELGDEQSEAANKETLDVLNKASGFLRHELGRRIKTRITPRLRFHYDKTNAYGNYMFGLIAEAVKDLPPAEDKKDEE, translated from the coding sequence ATGGCGGGTAGTCAACGTCTTAAGCGTATGGCTGATACAGTTCAGAGAGAACTCTCTGAACTGATTCGTCAAGAGCTGAAAGATCCACGCTTAGGTGGTTTAGTGACCATCTCTGCGGTTAAAGTTAGCCCAGATTTAGGATATGCTGAAGTTTATGTGACTGTAATGGGGCGTGAACTTGGCGATGAGCAAAGTGAAGCTGCAAATAAAGAAACTTTAGATGTGTTAAATAAAGCATCTGGTTTCTTGCGTCATGAACTTGGTCGTCGTATTAAGACACGTATTACGCCACGTTTGCGTTTCCATTATGACAAAACCAATGCATATGGTAACTATATGTTTGGTCTAATTGCTGAAGCAGTGAAGGATTTACCTCCTGCTGAAGACAAAAAAGACGAAGAATAA
- a CDS encoding tetratricopeptide repeat protein: MEEQNDYAVRLIYNGKYKKAIKILLEIEKSKPNLSNTAVNLGTAYELLGQNENAKFWIEKGLKINPSVHRGSEWIHLNILKAKLANADSKWIRENPILELDFGSGYFPKLSHDSNLKWDIDSIDRLAYQAKLQLRERRKFIFGHDLTMARLAYESANVEVLRGQMYEAKYRNGFKNEIADKLATVAVEHGLEKGKIEEKRLKMLLSDSFIYRFLLVIWDFISKPFR; the protein is encoded by the coding sequence GTGGAAGAGCAAAATGATTATGCTGTTCGATTGATTTATAATGGTAAATATAAAAAGGCAATTAAAATTTTATTAGAAATTGAAAAATCTAAACCTAATCTTTCAAATACGGCGGTCAATTTGGGAACGGCTTATGAGTTATTAGGGCAAAATGAAAATGCTAAATTTTGGATTGAAAAAGGCTTAAAGATTAATCCAAGCGTGCATAGAGGCAGTGAGTGGATTCATTTAAATATTTTAAAAGCAAAATTGGCAAATGCAGATTCTAAATGGATTAGAGAAAATCCAATATTAGAGTTAGATTTTGGAAGTGGATATTTTCCAAAATTGTCTCACGATTCTAATTTAAAGTGGGATATTGATAGCATAGATCGTTTAGCATATCAGGCAAAATTACAATTAAGAGAACGTCGGAAATTTATTTTTGGTCATGATTTAACAATGGCTAGGTTGGCTTATGAGTCAGCAAATGTTGAGGTATTGCGTGGTCAAATGTATGAAGCAAAATATAGAAATGGATTTAAGAATGAAATAGCGGATAAGCTAGCAACAGTTGCTGTAGAACATGGTTTAGAAAAAGGAAAAATAGAAGAAAAGCGTTTGAAAATGTTGCTGAGTGATTCTTTTATTTATCGATTTTTATTGGTGATTTGGGATTTTATTTCAAAACCTTTTAGATAA
- the secG gene encoding preprotein translocase subunit SecG, which produces MQTFVLVVHIILAVLMIVLILVQHGKGADAGASFGGGGAATVFGADGSANFLTRVTAILTALFFVTSLTLAIFAKKQTSDAYSLSSVPVTTSAPEKTPETSSTAPKTAE; this is translated from the coding sequence ATGCAAACTTTTGTGCTGGTCGTACATATTATATTAGCTGTTTTAATGATCGTGTTGATTTTAGTTCAACATGGTAAAGGTGCTGACGCTGGCGCTTCTTTTGGCGGTGGTGGTGCTGCAACTGTGTTTGGTGCAGATGGTTCGGCAAATTTTTTGACAAGAGTAACAGCAATTTTGACTGCGTTATTTTTTGTTACAAGTTTGACACTTGCGATTTTTGCGAAAAAGCAAACATCGGATGCATATAGCTTAAGTTCAGTGCCTGTGACGACAAGTGCACCTGAAAAAACGCCTGAAACTTCATCAACTGCACCAAAAACTGCTGAATAA
- the infB gene encoding translation initiation factor IF-2 yields the protein MADKSIKELALSVDRSVEKLLEQVRDAGLPQRKADDIISTEQQDALVNHLKKIHGQEAGNAGQITLKRKTTSTAKVASTSGKAKTINVEVRKKHTFVKPDPEQIKAEALAKAKAEQEANAAKEKKPAEPKSAPSQQSGASKALDAMRAAAKQTSDKQEVAKAAVVVKRKSTNKPIVKQVVKATETPEQKKAREAEAAKLKAVEEAARRKAAEEAQQRTLEQMRQMASKYSSEDTTATIRVVDDSPLAAGLVGQAYEDSFAKEDREIKRGTNTATARAPKKGGRRGQEEQSFSKQPKRGLKTSQANKHGFEKPVKKQVYDVEIGETIVVADLAAKMAVKVREVIKSLMKMGELVTQNQAIDQEIAALVVEEMGHNPVRVSDTQAEDNLLEAAEGARGAQSTRPPVVTIMGHVDHGKTSLLDRIRRAKVAQGEAGGITQHIGAYHVTTEKGIITFLDTPGHAAFTSMRSRGAKATDIVVLVVAADDGVMPQTAEAIDHARAAGTPIIVAINKMDKESADPDRVLNELTTKEIVPEQWGGDVPVAMVSAHTGAGIDELLDLISIQAELLELKASEEGAAQGVVIEARVDNSRGAVTSILVQNGTLKVGDLVLAGASYGRVRAMTDENGQRIQSAGPSIPVEILGLPEAPMAGDEVLVVNDEKKAREVADARMDRERQKRLERQSAMRLENIMASMGKKDVPIVNVVLKTDVRGTLEALHVALADLATDEVGVRVIGSGVGAITESDVTLAESSEAVLLGFNVRADATARQKADADGIDIRYYSIIYQLIDDVKAAMSGKLAPEHRETILGVAQVREVFHSSKFGAAAGCMVLEGTLHRNKPIRVLRDDVVVFQGELESLRRFKEVVEEVRAGMECGLAVKGYKDIKALDKIEVYDVQLIKRSL from the coding sequence ATGGCGGACAAGTCGATTAAAGAGTTGGCTCTCAGCGTGGATCGTTCCGTTGAGAAGCTCCTAGAGCAGGTTCGTGACGCAGGTTTACCTCAACGTAAAGCTGACGATATTATTTCTACTGAACAACAAGATGCCCTTGTAAACCATTTGAAGAAAATTCATGGTCAAGAAGCAGGTAATGCAGGACAAATCACGTTGAAACGTAAAACTACCAGTACAGCTAAAGTAGCGAGTACATCAGGTAAGGCAAAAACAATTAATGTAGAAGTTCGCAAGAAACATACATTTGTTAAGCCAGATCCTGAACAAATTAAAGCAGAAGCTTTAGCTAAAGCTAAAGCAGAACAAGAAGCTAATGCGGCAAAAGAGAAAAAACCTGCTGAACCAAAATCAGCACCTTCTCAACAATCTGGTGCTAGTAAAGCATTAGATGCAATGCGTGCTGCAGCAAAACAAACAAGCGATAAGCAAGAAGTTGCTAAAGCGGCTGTTGTTGTAAAGCGTAAATCTACCAACAAACCGATTGTAAAACAAGTTGTTAAAGCAACTGAAACTCCAGAGCAGAAAAAAGCACGTGAAGCTGAAGCAGCGAAATTAAAAGCTGTTGAAGAAGCTGCACGTCGTAAGGCTGCTGAAGAAGCTCAACAACGTACACTTGAGCAAATGCGTCAAATGGCGTCTAAATATTCTTCAGAAGATACAACTGCAACAATTCGTGTTGTAGATGACTCTCCATTGGCTGCTGGTCTTGTTGGTCAAGCATACGAAGATTCATTTGCAAAAGAAGACCGCGAAATTAAACGTGGTACGAATACTGCGACTGCACGTGCACCAAAAAAAGGTGGTCGTCGTGGTCAGGAAGAGCAAAGCTTTAGCAAACAGCCTAAACGTGGTTTAAAAACAAGCCAAGCAAACAAACATGGCTTTGAAAAACCTGTTAAAAAACAAGTTTATGATGTTGAAATTGGTGAAACAATTGTTGTTGCTGATTTAGCTGCAAAAATGGCAGTTAAAGTTCGTGAAGTAATTAAATCACTGATGAAAATGGGTGAATTGGTTACACAGAACCAAGCAATTGATCAGGAAATTGCTGCATTAGTTGTAGAAGAAATGGGCCATAATCCAGTTCGTGTATCTGATACTCAAGCAGAAGATAACTTACTTGAAGCAGCAGAAGGTGCTCGTGGTGCACAATCTACACGTCCTCCTGTGGTAACAATCATGGGTCACGTTGACCATGGTAAAACATCGCTTCTTGATCGTATTCGTCGTGCTAAAGTGGCTCAAGGCGAAGCTGGTGGTATCACACAGCATATCGGTGCTTATCATGTTACAACTGAGAAAGGTATTATTACTTTCTTAGATACACCGGGGCATGCAGCATTTACATCAATGCGTTCACGTGGTGCTAAAGCGACAGATATCGTGGTACTTGTTGTTGCTGCGGATGATGGTGTTATGCCGCAAACTGCGGAAGCAATTGATCATGCACGTGCAGCTGGTACACCAATTATTGTTGCAATCAATAAAATGGATAAAGAATCTGCTGATCCAGATCGCGTATTGAATGAATTAACAACCAAAGAAATCGTTCCTGAACAATGGGGCGGTGATGTACCAGTAGCAATGGTTTCAGCGCATACAGGTGCAGGTATTGATGAACTTCTAGACCTTATCTCGATTCAAGCTGAACTTCTAGAGCTTAAAGCTTCTGAAGAAGGTGCTGCACAAGGTGTTGTCATCGAAGCACGTGTTGATAACAGCCGTGGTGCGGTAACGTCGATCCTTGTACAAAATGGTACATTGAAAGTAGGCGATCTTGTTCTTGCTGGCGCATCTTACGGACGTGTTCGTGCGATGACAGATGAAAATGGTCAACGTATTCAATCTGCTGGCCCATCTATCCCAGTAGAGATTTTAGGTTTACCAGAAGCACCTATGGCTGGTGACGAAGTTCTTGTTGTGAACGATGAGAAGAAAGCACGTGAAGTTGCTGATGCTCGTATGGATCGTGAACGTCAAAAACGTCTTGAACGTCAATCTGCAATGCGTCTTGAAAATATCATGGCGTCTATGGGCAAAAAAGATGTACCAATTGTTAACGTTGTGCTTAAGACAGATGTACGTGGTACATTAGAAGCATTACATGTTGCACTTGCCGATCTTGCTACAGATGAAGTTGGCGTACGCGTGATTGGTTCAGGTGTTGGTGCAATCACTGAGTCTGATGTAACACTTGCAGAGTCTTCTGAAGCTGTACTTCTTGGCTTTAACGTACGTGCTGATGCAACTGCTCGTCAAAAAGCAGATGCTGATGGTATCGACATTCGTTATTATTCAATTATCTATCAATTGATTGATGATGTTAAAGCGGCAATGAGTGGTAAATTAGCACCAGAACATCGTGAAACGATTCTTGGTGTTGCACAAGTACGTGAAGTATTCCATTCGAGTAAATTTGGTGCAGCTGCTGGTTGTATGGTACTTGAAGGTACATTACACCGTAATAAACCGATTCGCGTATTACGTGATGACGTTGTTGTGTTCCAAGGTGAGCTTGAATCTCTTCGTCGCTTCAAAGAAGTGGTGGAAGAAGTTCGTGCGGGTATGGAATGTGGTCTTGCTGTTAAAGGTTATAAAGACATCAAAGCACTCGATAAGATCGAAGTTTATGATGTTCAATTGATCAAACGGAGTCTTTAA
- the rimP gene encoding ribosome maturation factor RimP has protein sequence MKLSNKTQALQDLIAPAVQACDVDLWGIDFVPQGKRSLLRIYIDKAIDASAEPVVNEAGEVEQGRGIGVQDCVRVTQQVGAILDVHDPISGEYALEVSSPGWDRPFFKLEQMSAYIGQQVALRLISAVENRRKFQAKLVAVDLENEMIQVEVEKQLVLEIDSHNIDKANLIYQD, from the coding sequence ATGAAGCTATCAAATAAAACTCAAGCACTTCAGGACTTAATTGCGCCAGCAGTGCAAGCATGTGATGTGGATCTTTGGGGAATTGATTTTGTTCCTCAAGGTAAACGTTCTTTATTACGTATCTATATTGATAAAGCAATTGATGCAAGTGCTGAACCAGTCGTTAATGAAGCTGGTGAAGTGGAGCAGGGGCGCGGTATCGGTGTACAAGATTGTGTTCGCGTAACACAACAAGTTGGTGCAATACTCGATGTTCATGATCCAATTTCAGGTGAATATGCGCTTGAAGTTTCATCGCCAGGTTGGGACAGACCTTTTTTCAAACTTGAACAAATGTCTGCTTATATAGGGCAACAAGTTGCATTACGCTTAATTAGTGCAGTAGAAAATCGTCGTAAGTTTCAGGCCAAACTCGTTGCAGTTGACCTAGAAAATGAAATGATTCAGGTTGAAGTTGAAAAGCAACTGGTATTGGAGATTGATAGTCACAATATCGACAAAGCTAACTTAATCTATCAAGATTAA
- the nusA gene encoding transcription termination factor NusA — translation MAREILTVVETVSNEKGVSREAIFEALEQALVAATKKKFYEGTHSEEARLRVEIDRKTGDYSTFRQWEVVADEDHEMPACQDAISDVDPAKWSIGDIRELEVESIDFGRIAAQIAKQVIVQKIREAERALVADAYEAKVGELIYGEVKKQTKDGFIIDLGDNAEAYLAREEMIAKEILRPKQRMNAILYSVNREGRGAQLLLSRSKPEMLIALMKKEIPEISEEIIEIKAAARQSGIRAKIAVKTNDHRIDPVGACIGMRGTRIQAVQQELNGERIDVVVWSDDPAQYIASALEPADVSGIVIDEEERTADIIFATSDQLARAIGSQGQNVRLASELTGYKLNMMLEEEYHARQQSEAQKYLDMFVTRLDIAEDLAMALVEMGFTSLEEIAYVPAETFDEIELDAEVVEMLQSRAKEVTLADALKQQENIQDPSAELLAMEGMTQEIAYALATRGVITVDDLADQATDDIEDIEGLGAEKAGQLIMKARESWFN, via the coding sequence ATGGCACGCGAAATTCTTACCGTAGTAGAAACGGTTAGTAACGAAAAAGGTGTAAGTCGCGAAGCAATTTTTGAAGCGCTTGAACAAGCTCTAGTTGCAGCGACTAAAAAGAAATTTTACGAAGGTACTCATTCTGAAGAAGCACGTTTACGTGTAGAAATCGATCGTAAAACTGGTGACTATAGCACTTTCCGTCAATGGGAAGTTGTTGCAGATGAAGATCATGAAATGCCAGCATGTCAAGATGCGATTTCTGATGTTGATCCAGCAAAATGGTCTATTGGTGATATTCGTGAGTTAGAAGTAGAATCAATTGATTTCGGTCGTATTGCAGCACAAATTGCAAAACAAGTGATTGTTCAAAAAATTCGTGAAGCAGAGCGTGCCTTAGTTGCTGATGCATATGAAGCCAAAGTTGGTGAGCTTATCTATGGTGAAGTTAAAAAACAAACCAAAGATGGTTTTATTATTGACTTAGGTGATAATGCAGAAGCCTACCTAGCTCGTGAAGAAATGATAGCAAAAGAAATTCTTCGTCCTAAACAGCGTATGAATGCTATTTTATATAGTGTGAATCGTGAAGGGCGCGGTGCTCAATTGTTATTGTCACGTTCTAAGCCAGAAATGCTAATTGCTTTAATGAAAAAAGAAATTCCTGAAATTTCTGAAGAAATTATTGAAATTAAAGCAGCAGCGCGTCAATCTGGTATCCGTGCAAAAATTGCTGTAAAAACTAACGATCATCGTATTGATCCAGTTGGTGCTTGTATTGGTATGCGTGGTACACGTATCCAAGCGGTGCAGCAAGAGTTAAATGGTGAACGTATTGATGTTGTTGTATGGTCTGATGATCCTGCTCAATATATCGCTAGTGCTCTAGAGCCAGCAGATGTATCAGGCATTGTGATTGATGAAGAAGAACGTACAGCAGATATTATTTTTGCAACTAGTGATCAATTGGCTCGTGCAATTGGTTCGCAAGGTCAAAATGTACGTTTAGCATCAGAACTCACAGGCTATAAATTGAACATGATGCTCGAAGAAGAGTATCATGCACGTCAGCAAAGCGAAGCGCAAAAATATTTAGACATGTTTGTAACACGTCTTGATATTGCAGAAGACCTTGCTATGGCATTGGTTGAAATGGGCTTTACTTCGTTAGAAGAAATTGCTTATGTACCAGCAGAAACATTTGATGAAATCGAATTAGATGCTGAAGTTGTGGAAATGTTGCAAAGTCGTGCGAAGGAAGTGACTTTAGCAGATGCATTAAAACAACAAGAAAACATTCAAGATCCGAGTGCTGAACTTCTAGCAATGGAAGGAATGACACAAGAGATCGCATATGCGCTTGCTACTCGTGGAGTTATAACTGTTGATGATCTTGCAGATCAGGCGACCGATGATATCGAAGATATCGAAGGTTTAGGTGCTGAAAAAGCAGGTCAACTCATCATGAAAGCGCGCGAATCATGGTTTAACTAG